The Xiphias gladius isolate SHS-SW01 ecotype Sanya breed wild chromosome 7, ASM1685928v1, whole genome shotgun sequence genome window below encodes:
- the acad8 gene encoding isobutyryl-CoA dehydrogenase, mitochondrial codes for MAAVGPLARVARLGSGICRNHRLTLNRSSQRRGIASCIDPAHGLAEEQKEFQKVAFDFAANEMAPHMAEWDQKEIFPVETMRKAAQLGFGGIYVQPDVGGSGLSRLDTSVIFEALSTGCVSTTAYISIHNMCAWMIDTFGNNEQREKFCPDLCSMEKFASYCLTEPGSGSDAASLLTSAQRTGDHYILNGSKAFISGGGDTDVYVVMCRTGGKGPKGISCLVVEKGAPGLSFGKKEKKVGWNSQPTRAVIFEDCAVPVANRLGAEGQGFSIAMKGLNGGRINIASCSLGAAHACVQLARDHLLVRKQFGETLSNNQFLQFKLAEMATKLVASRLLVREAATALQENRPDAVSLCSMAKLFATDECFNICNQALQMHGGYGYLKDYAVQQFVRDIRVHQILEGTNEVMRMIISRNLLTES; via the exons ATGGCGGCTGTCGGACCCCTAGCAAGAGTCGCCAGGCTGGGCTCCGGCATCTGCAGGAACCACCGTTTAACACTGAACAGAAGCTCACAGAGACGAGGGATAGCTTCATGCATCGACC CTGCTCATGGACTCGCAGAGGAACAGAAGGAGTTCCAGAAAGTGGCCTTTGACTTTGCGGCCAATGAAATGGCTCCGCACATGGCAGAGTGGGACCAAAAG gaAATCTTTCCAGTAGAGACAATGCGGAAAGCGGCCCAGTTGGGGTTTGGAGGGATCTATGTTCAGCCAGATGTTGGAGGATCGGGTCTTTCTCGGCTGGACACATCGGTCATCTTCGAGGCTTTATCCACAGGATGTGTCAGCACCACAGCCTACATCAGTATCCACAA CATGTGTGCCTGGATGATCGACACCTTTGGCAATAATGAGCAGAGGGAGAAGTTCTGTCCTGACCTCTGTTCGATGGAAAAGTTTGCTTCCTATTGTCTCACTGAACCGG GCAGCGGCAGTGATGCGGCTTCACTTCTGACCTCTGCACAGCGGACGGGTGACCACTACATCTTGAATGGCTCTAAG GCCTTCatcagtggaggaggagacacTGACGTCTACGTTGTGATGTGCAGAACAGGGGGCAAAGGGCCTAAAGGCATTTCCTGTTTGGTGGTGGAGAAGGGAGCCCCAGGCCTCAGTtttggcaaaaaagaaaagaag GTGGGCTGGAACTCTCAGCCGACCAGGGCGGTGATATTTGAGGACTGTGCGGTTCCAGTGGCCAACCGGCTTGGTGCGGAGGGGCAAGGCTTCAGCATCGCCATGAAAGGCCTGAACGGGGGCAGGATTAACATCG CTTCCTGTTCTCTCGGGGCGGCACATGCCTGCGTACAGCTAGCGAGGGATCACCTGTTGGTACGCAAACAGTTTGGAGAGACACTTTCCAACAACCAG TTTCTCCAGTTCAAACTGGCAGAAATGGCCACCAAGTTGGTTGCGTCTCGCCTTCTGGTGCGTGAGGCTGCGACAGCGCTGCAGGAGAACCGGCCCGatgctgtttccctctgctccaTGGCCAAGCTCTTTGCAACAGATGAGTGCTTTAAT ATCTGCAACCAGGCTCTTCAGATGCACGGTGGGTACGGTTACCTCAAAGACTACGCAGTGCAGCAGTTTGTCCGTGACATCCGAGTACATCAGATCCTAGAGG GAACAAACGAGGTGATGAGGATGATCATTTCCCGAAACCTACTGACAGAGTCTTGA
- the esamb gene encoding endothelial cell-selective adhesion molecule, translated as MELKTRLRAVLMLLWIFPGDTQRVEIPRGEMEVVKGQMVMLHAWYSPNSDIYKNSVIWHFVGNKSKQVINFSSGEVGHGQNEFTKRVGFSVAMPSANLSIYINNTQESDSGRYVCNVIIPGDTGISGEIRLNVKVPPSPPVCTMTGNPVVKGNVTLSCKSSHGKPVPQYKWTKAAPMSEVFFSPMQNERHGTLRLSNLTKSMSGKYVCRASNTAGSDSCSINLEVITSSNAGVIAAATLGSVVGFMAMVLFLMLILRRRRDTEEEIANEIKEDAQAPKRVSWAKSNTGSDIVSKNGTLSSIATSPRPQDPHQPNFHYPYSPTSASDTGSVINAYQLRPGEANTLQGLPGYNIGGTPSRKHKRPPSANGAPPQVLRSPVVVIPSRTKGAQPQVPPPLTVSPQIGSSSTLTRMGAVAVMVPAQSQAGSLV; from the exons GTGACACCCAGAGGGTGGAGATCCccagaggagagatggaggtggTGAAAGGCCAGATGGTGATGTTGCACGCCTGGTACAGCCCCAACTCAGACATTTACAAAAACTCTGTCATTTGGCATTTCGTGGGAAACAAGTCCAAGCAG GTGATAAACTTTAGCTCAGGTGAAGTTGGGCACGGCCAGAACGAGTTCACCAAAAGAGTGGGCTTCAGTGTGGCCATGCCCTCGGCCAACCTCTCCATCTACATCAACAACACCCAGGAGTCTGACTCTGGACGCTACGTCTGCAATGTCATCATCCCCGGAGATACTGGCATTTCCGGAGAGATACGCCTTAATGTCAAAG tccctccctctcccccagTATGCACCATGACAGGAAACCCAGTGGTGAAGGGCAACGTCACTCTGAGCTGCAAGTCCAGTCATGGAAAACCCGTCCCTCAGTACAAATGGACCAAGGCTGCACCCATGTCTGAGGTCTTCTTCTCGCCAATGCAGA ATGAGAGACACGGCACCCTCAGGCTGAGCAACCTCACTAAAAGCATGTCAGGGAAGTACGTGTGCCGAGCCAGCAACACTGCCGGCTCCGACAGCTGCTCCATTAACCTGGAGGTTATCACTT CTTCCAATGCAGGCGTGATTGCGGCAGCTACGCTGGGATCAGTAGTGGGATTCATGGCCATGGTGCTGTTCCTCATGCTCATACTGAGGAGGAGACGGGACACTGAGGAGGAGATAGCCAATGAGATCAA GGAGGATGCTCAGGCACCGAAGCGAGTGTCGTGGGCAAAGAGTAACACCGGCTCCGACATCGTGTCCAAGAATGGCACACTGTCCTCCATAGCCACCAGTCCTCGACCGCAGGACCCCCATCAGCCCAACTTCCACTACCCATACTCCCCCACCTCAGCTTCAGACACGGGCTCGGTGATCAACGCCTACCAGCTGCGACCTGGAGAAGCCAACACCTTACAGGGACTTCCTGGTTACAACATCGGAGGCACTCCTTCACGTAAACACAAGCGGCCTCCCAGTGCGAACGGGGCGCCTCCGCAGGTTCTCAGGAGCCCTGTAGTCGTCATCCCTAGCAGGACTAAGGGGGCTCAGCCTCAGGTGCCGCCGCCACTGACCGTGTCCCCACAAATCGGCTCCTCCTCCACTCTGACGCGCATGGGAGCTGTTGCTGTCATGGTGCCTGCTCAAAGCCAAGCCGGCTCGCTGGTGTAG
- the thyn1 gene encoding thymocyte nuclear protein 1 has protein sequence MPPEKKARVGKRTANSDKGDGGDAASSAKERVGGKRKAAASVESGGSKQSSESPGSPQPCHWLMKSEPESRFENGIDVKFGIEDLKALPNQTSCWDGVRNYQARNFMRQMKEGQLAFFYHSNCKEPGIAGIMKIMKEAYVDHTQFDKKDVHYDATSKPDNPKWSMVDVQYQRMVKRFLPLSELKKYHLQHRTKGGPLKDMALFTRARLSVQPLTAEEFDFVLSLEEKDPL, from the exons ATGCCACCAGAGAAGAAGGCCAGAGTGGGTAAAAGAACAGCAAATTCAG acaaaggTGACGGTGGTGATGCAGCCTCTTCTGCAAAAGAAAGAGTTGGTGGTAAGAGGAAAGCTGCGGCTTCTGTTGAGTCTGGAGGAAGTAAGCAGAGCTCAGAGTCCCCTGGTTCTCCACAGCCCTGTCACTGGCTGATGAAGTCTGAGCCTGAGAGCCGCTTTGAGAACGGGATCGATGTGAAG TTTGGGATCGAGGATCTGAAGGCTTTGCCTAATCAGACCAGCTGCTGGGATGGGGTCCGCAATTATCAG GCGCGCAATTTTATGAGGCAGATGAAAGAAGGGCAGTTGGCCTTCTTTTACCACAGCAACTGCAAGGAACCGGGGATAGCAGGAATCATGAAA ATTATGAAGGAAGCTTATGTGGACCACACACAGTTTGACAAGAAAGACGTCCATTATGATGCAACCAGCAAACCAGACAACCCAAAGTGGAGCATG GTAGATGTCCAGTATCAGAGAATGGTGAAGcgttttcttcctctgtccgAGCTTAAGAAATACCACCTCCAGCATCGCACTAAGGGAGGGCCCCTAAAGGACATGGCGCTTTTTACAAGGGCCAGGCTCTCTGTGCAACCCCTCACCGCTG AGGAGTTTGACTTTGTCCTGAGTTTGGAGGAAAAAGATCCACTGTGA
- the vps26b gene encoding vacuolar protein sorting-associated protein 26B — MSFFSFGQTAEIDVVLNDAETRKKAEHKTEDGKKDKYFLFYDGETVSGKVNVTLKNPGKRLEHQGIKIEFVGQIELYYDRGNHHEFVSLVKDLARPGEITQSQTFDFEFTHVEKPYESYTGQNVKLRYFLRATVIRRLNDISKEMDIVVHTLSTYPELNSSIKMEVGIEDCLHIEFEYNKSKYHLKDVIVGKIYFLLVRIKIKHMEIDIIKRETTGTGPSVYHENDTIAKYEIMDGAPVRGESIPIRLFLAGYDLTPTMRDINKKFSVRYYLNLVLIDEEERRYFKQQEITLWRKGDVVRKSMSHQAAIASQRFEGSAASESALEQAAREESG; from the exons ATGAGTTTCTTTAGTTTTGGACAAACTGCAGAAATTGATGTGGTCCTGAATGATGCAGAAACGAGGAAGAAGGCTGAACACAAGACGGAAGATGGGAAGAAAGACAAATACTTTCTTTTCTACGATGGCGAAACCGTGAGTGGGAAGGTGAATGTCACGCTGAAGAACCCCGGGAAGAGGCTGGAGCACCAAGGGatcaaaattgaatttgttgGCCAAATag AGCTGTATTATGACAGAGGAAACCATCATGAGTTTGTTTCCCTGGTGAAAGATCTTGCAAGACCTGGTGAAATAACTCAGTCACAGACCTTCGACTTTGAGTTCACTCATGTTGAGAAACCTTACGAGTCCTACACAGGCCAGAATGTCAAGCTAAG atattttctTCGTGCTACAGTGATCAGAAGACTAAATGACATCAGTAAAGAGATGGACATCGTGGTCCACACGTTGAGCACTTACCCCGAACTGAATTCCTCCATTAAAATGGAAGTTGGAATTGAGGATTGTCTCCACATCGAGTTTGAGTATAACAAATCCAA gTACCATCTGAAAGATGTAATTGTGGGAAAAATCTATTTCCTGCTGGTGAGGATTAAGATAAAGCACATGGAGATTGACATAATCAAACGTGAGACAACGGGCACTGGCCCAAGCGTATACCATGAAAATGACACTATTGCCAAGTACGAGATAATGGACGGCGCTCCCGTCAGAG gAGAATCCATTCCCATCCGGTTATTTCTGGCTGGCTATGATCTGACTCCCACCATGCGAGACATCAACAAGAAGTTCTCTGTGCGCTACTACTTGAACCTGGTGCTCATCGACGAGGAAGAGAGACGCTACTTCAAACAGCAG GAAATCACACTGTGGAGGAAGGGCGACGTGGTGAGGAAGAGCATGTCTCACCAGGCCGCCATCGCCTCCCAGAGGTTCGAGGGCTCGGCGGCGTCAGAGAGCGCACTGGAACAAGCTGCAAGGGAGGAGAGCGGGTAG